Genomic DNA from Trypanosoma brucei brucei TREU927 chromosome 9, whole genome shotgun sequence:
AAGtaattcttttaaaaaaaaaaaaaagggacctCAAATTAGAAAGTCCGTGGTATTAACCGCTGTAAATGGAGGTGGCCTTAGTGGCAATATAGTCCCCTCGCAATATACTAACAACAGAACAGTACGCCATCTGCGCGATGTCAAGCAGGGTGACTGCAGGCAGGCGCACAAATAGGTCCCGACCGCCCGGAGACACCGCTACCCCGCACAAACAGACGCACACAATTATATATTATGCACTGCTGCACCTCGTCTAACCCCTTGCCTCTGCATCCCTAGCGGAGTTAACGTGGACGACGGTTGCAAAGGGATTTCCCAAGCGCAATCTCTGCCAACGTGGTGGTCGGCTCAAAGCATGATCGACTCCACCAGTCCACCAGCCACAGTTTCACCATCCTGCTGCAGCACGAAACGACCCAAAGAACGACACACTTCCGCGGGTTCCAAAGCAACCTTCCGCTCGGCCCTAAATACGATAATCGCCTGTGTTGACTTGGGAATGCACTTCACCATGCCAGATGACCAGTTTCCACAGCGGTCCATTTTGGAAACAAGGACCAGAACTTGGAGTTGCACCGTTAATGCGTGGCACACCATCGTAAAACGGGCACCgggcaagatggacttctgTAGTGTGGTGTATGTTTGTATGCGCGCCTTGAAATCTGTTGAGCAGCGTGTTGCGTCACCACTACCGGCTTTGCATCCCACACATCCCGGTCCAAGACCCACAAGAGAAGAGGCGGTGTCAATCACAATTGTGTCGCCCGCAAAAGCGGCGGGGACGAGCCCACCCATTGTAGGTTTTTCTATGGATCGAACTTGCACCTTCACATCTGCCGGAACGAACAGCAACTTCTCCCCTTTCTGCACATTTCCGCATTCCACCTTGCAAAAGATCCTCGAATCTTGTACGTCCTGCACACTCAGTCGTAGCAGAGTGCCCATCATCCTACTTTCTAGCGGACATTGATCAAGCAGCACCACCAACGACGGCCCTTTATACCAAGGTGTCAGCCCCACATCAACGACGTTGATGTTTGTTCCCTGAATACCACTAACTGGGCAGAAGCCAGCGACCGCATCTTCCTTGAAGTGAACCTGCTTCAACAGGTATTTGAGCTCGCGAACAACGAAATCATAGCGCTCTTGGCTGTAACCAACCGAATCCATTTTGTTCACAGCTACAACTATGTGCCCCACGCCCAGCATCTTCAGTATCACAAGATGCTCTTTCGTCCCATGAGCAAGTCCCACCTCAAACTCGGAGGTGCCTGCAGTCACAACGAGAAGTGCTGCATCAGCCTGTGCTGCACTGCTCATCATATTAAGGACATAATCCTTGTGACCGGGCGCATCTAGAACGTGGATGCGACGATGCTCCGTCTCAAAGCAGTACGACCCCGCGTCGATTGTTACGCCACGTCGACGTTCCTCCTCCGATTGATCGAGTAACCAGGCAAATTTAAACGACTCCTTCTTCATTTGGCGAGCGTTCTTCTCGTTACGGTCCACCTCTGACTGTGTGACCTTCCCcagcatcaacaacaaatgccCGATGGTTGTGCTCTTGCCTGCATCAACATGACCAGCGACGATAAATGTGCAATCCAGTTTGCTTGGGTCAGGAGCTATTTCCTTGACCATGTCCTTCTTACctttatgttgttgttgctgctgctgccgttgttgctgcagctgcgctgaggagggggaaaaatcaACTGCTGCTCCGATCTGTTCCTTGGTGGAAGCCGTCATACTGGTTTCTCGCTTTGCAGTTGATCCCACCTTTAGCGACCGACCTTTACCAGGAATTGGAGTTGATACGGCAGGGCGCACAACAGTTGAAGTCACTGCACTTACTGCCTGGCACACGTCGTAATTACACGCGCGCAACGCCTCGACGGCACGCGGCGTATCACACCTGCACGTACCGTTAGTTGTCAACAACTGCTCATAGAAGCCCGGTAAAAGCGTTTGGAGCAACTCATAATCAACGTCTTGCTTATCTAAACGGTGAATATCCGACTCCTCTGGTTTTTGACCCTCCAAATTATCCGTTCTGCTGACACCAGCGGGTTGCTGCGCTTCCTCACCTCCATAATaaccctccccctcctcataGTAGTAATCTTCTTCTTCGTAGTAGTCGTCATCCATGTAGTCATCCAGTTCATTGTAAAACTTCCTGTGGCGATTCATATTATTCCACTTCCTACGCTGCTGTACTTCCCCTCCCTCTACCGACAGTACCGCAAATCAACTAATTTTGTTGCgtaaattatatatatatatataagcaaaGACCGCACACAAGAGCAGCGTaagtgtgaaaaaaaagagaaataagggaaaagaCAGATGGAGTTTGTAGTGACTATTGCAGAACCCCAAGTTCTTTccgcagaagcagcaaccgcgataaaaacattttcttttttttttcatattgtgtttagtttttttttggaataaCCGCTGCGACgatttctccttccttttactctttttgttatttcatGGTGAAttggaaagagggagggagcaGATCGCACTTCTTAGCCAACCTCCCACCCAAtccccattttccttttttttttccctctcgttACTCCTCttgactttttttgttatttcaccgttttacttttattttttttttttgtttgcttttcttttagttCCTTCAGAAGCACCTTAATGTTCCTTTCCTCATAccatttccttcaccttttttttctttctctccgaCTCCTTCAGCACACTTattgtattaataataataataataatagaggCAGCATCCTCGCCCTCTCCCCAAACCCCACAAAGGACCGTTCACACAAATGCacgtccacacacacacaaacgaatATAAGGAGGTAAATAGCcctcattccttttttttgtttgtttccttcctttcatcttcttttgttcctttcgcccatttcattctttcctttccattatGCACTACACGATGCCCTCGCATTGGCGGCGCAACACGTcactcattttcttccttttctcctggcgccccttccttttttttttccttcattcatcTCCGGATTCACTCCTCTGCTCGTGGCACTGGTACTCAACACTTTGAAAGGAAGAATGACGAGGGGAATCATTTCAtggtgaaacaaaagaaaataagagggataaaagaaaaaacagcgaTTACCCCACGggcttcacttcacttcacttcgctccctttccttctgtcTGGTCGTACCGTTGCGCTTTCGCTCTCATTTATTGTTTATCATTACCATTATCAACACCACTCTAACCACTACTCCCAATTCCCCACCACTCACCACCAACCTCCTTTTGCCGTTACATcaaacaataaagaaaaggaaaagcacgAGGTAAAGTGGAAGAGGGGAATTAAAAACAGAGGAGAGGTCTGAAATGGTTGCCAAAACCCCATCAGTACGATATAatgataaataaatgaaggaaTAATTGAGTACAGTAACCGATGCCATATCATATGAAAGGGACAAGTTTGGCAGGGGAGAAGACAAATGGCGTGGAGGGAAGTtgacaaataaaaaggtaGAAAATGAACGTCACAGAGAATCCCGTTTGggcgttccttttttttccccccccctctcctaACCTTTCCCTCATTAATCTCTACCTTTCTATCTTTCTTTCATATGTGCACGAAGGGATTATTGCGGTTTCCGCCTACGCCAATCACAGGGCGACGGCGTATGcattccctcccttcctcccgCGATCAAATGTTCCCTCTATCTTCAGACTTTCTCCTCTCAAGATAAACGCcttgtttccccccccccttttttttaaaaaaaaagaaaactcccgtttcttctctccctcttttcgcACTGATGCTCATTTTCCCGCATGCCGCGCCAACTCCGAGggatcattttccttttctttctgtttttatacTTTCTCCTCTCatctccttcccctcccccttacCGTCACAACATTCccaaattaaaaataaattaatcaAACATGCTCGGCGAAGAGTGTTGTAGAAACAGCGAGAGAATATATTGTAAGAACGAGACggcagaggaagaaagacaTATTTGAACGCAAGGAAGTAATacgaaggggaaaagcaCGCACCTACGggaaacaatacaaaaacaggagctgctaaaaataaaataaaataaaacaagcgaacaaaaacagaaaaacgaAGGAGGGAGTCGTATatggaaagagagaaaatgtgTGTTCATTCCACCATCTCATGCACTTCCCACTCCCTTCTCATCCCTctctcccctctttctgttcccATCCTCTCTTATGTCCagcctcttttcttcttttacttcGGTTATTTTTCCAGTTTTAGTTTGCCCTTCTTCGTTCCTTTTATTTCGCTCACGTATACAACATATCTTCCcattttcccttcactttctttccctcttaaCGGTGAAAGCCACCGGAGCTCCCATTGCtttatcatcttttttttttctgttgtttttctcttggTCTCTTCCAATTTCTCATacaattttaaaaagaatgTGTGTTTGCAAGTCTGCAGTTAAATAATATAACGCCTCCTCTCGACTAACCGCAGCAGCCACCACACTCTCTTTAATGTATTTTATATGATTTCCCACTCAATTAAGGTCCAccccatttccttttcacattGTCACCAATactccctcctttttcttttttacttcctttccttttctcactCTTAACATTTGCTGGAATCAGTCACATTACATACTGTTTCGTACCCGACGGAGACTCAggggcaacaacaacaaaaaaaaaaagaaaggtgaaggaaagtggaagaggGCGAAAAAGAGtggcgaaaacaaaataaagaaaagattttCCTGCTGACACATCCCAAAACAACTTCATAAATTTTCAGTCTAAACGAGCGATGGCGGTCGTACCTGAATACCGCCAAGAGCACCccacttcttttgttccattgctttcacacatatatatacacacagtatttctctcttttcttatgTCTGCCTAACCCTTCTCATAAGTACTCATACGCGTGTGCGCTGAAGCGTACGCGttgtcttccctttttttcttcaaccttttccttccatctCCCGTTCGACTCTCCGCTCGCACGCTGCAGTGATGCTGATCCTACATGCCAATGTGACGGTTGAGCACGTCGAGGGCCTCCTGCACCTTCGTGTCAAGCAGACTGTGGTTGTCTAGCAGGTTGAGGATCTCGCTGTTATCCATCTCCAACAACATGCCTGTAACCTTCGCGGCGAAGGAGGGATTGTTTCGTACAATGTAGTTGTACAGCCGCTCGCCCAGCACATTCTTTTGCTGATCTGGAGTCATGCTGGCAAGTACTGTGGAGAGGTTCTGCCCCTGAGCAACCGGAGGTTGCGGAATTTGTGGGTGCGACTGTTGCTGTGGGGCCATCATGGATTGCATGGGCGGGCGCTGTGGTCCCGGGCGGGCGCGGACTTGGTTCATGGGTGTCGGTCCCATTGGTCGCATCGGGCCACCCATGCCCATGGTGGAAGGCATCATTGGCATGCGCGTGTTCATGAAGTGCATACCATTGAACATCGCCGGGGGATTCATGAAACTGAGCTGTGGTCCCATCATACCACCCATCAGGCCACCCATAGGCGGTTGACGCATGCGGGGCTGTTTGTTCCGCATGTCTTCGAGTGTCTGCCGGCGGGCGTCCTTGCGGAGGGCGTAACTCACAAACAGAGGGCGAGGGCCCAACGCCGTGCTACCGTGTAGTTCCTGGATAGCCTGAGCCGCGGAGCTTTGTTCCTTGAAGGAGACGAAGCCGAAGCAGCGGGACACCTTCGTTGCTTTGTCCATCATCACACTGACAGATACAGTCTCGCCAAAGGGATCGAACAACGCCTTCAGGCGTTCGCTCGTGACGGTATCGTCAAAGTTCTTCACATACAGGTTCGGGTATTtgctgtgctgctgctggcgcTCCCGGCGAAGGCGTTCGCGCTCCCGTTTGCGCTCCTCCCTGGAACGGAAGCGGCAGACACTTAACTTCATGCCTTCCTTTGCGAGGGGGCTTTCCTTATCATCCAACTCCTCCACGGCCTTAGCGGCAGCTTCGTGTGTGGCATAGGCAACATACCCGAAGCCGACGGTCGGCCTGCCGGCGAGATCGCGCACCTTCGCGGAAGTCACCTCAccaaagggagaaaacaccTCCTTCAACTTCTCATCGTCCACGGAGGGGTCAAGGTTCTTTACGTAGAGGTTCGTGTACTGTTTCAGCTGCTCTTCGCGGTGGTGGGGTTGGTAGCGTTCCACGGTAATGGCACAGTCGTCAATGGAAACCCCATTCAACTCCCGGACGGCATCAACAGCGGATTCCTCCTTTTCGTAGGAGATGCGGGCATACCCGCGTGattctcctttttcatcAGTGGCAAGCCCGATGGCAGTAAGGCGACCGTACTTGGAGAACATCTCCTTCAGCGCGTAGGTGTCCACGGTGGGAGGGAGTTTTTTCACTATGATGTTCGTCACGCCGCTACGGCGTTTCGAAGGGTCGCGCTGGATTTTGGCGATACGGATGTGCTTCGTACCCAACTTCACACCGGCCTGGTCAAGCGCCTTCTCAGCATCGGCAGGGTTCTGGAAGTTCACGTAGCCGTAGCCAAGTGACTTTTGGGTGACGGAGTCCACACACACGCGGACAGAGGCAACGGGCCCGACACGAACGAAATGGTCGTAGAGTTTCTGTTCATTCAGGTTGGGGTCCAAACCTCCCACCCAAATGGAGGGGCTCGCAGCAGCAAATGCAGCCATGATTTCTCTGGTTGTTCCCTTTCCTGgtttatatttttaataaactctagatatatatatatatatatatatatatatacacgtgtatagatatatatatatatatatatatatatatatgtatacaagtACCTTGTTCTCTTAactttatttactttcttcttcccctctcccTTTGAAGGTCTATCAACTAAGTGGCACTGGataccttttgtttgctcttccttacttttgtgttttttttgttagctactatatttatttttatttttgttatatttttttagAGGCTGGACAAAGACTATCACACCAGGGGGGTGTGAAAAtaccaaagaagaaaaaaagaaagcaacataTAGCGAAgttgaaagcaaaaaaagtcATTGCgagaaaagcagcagcggagaTAATAATTTAATGCACCCAAACGCACATACAGGTAAATGTACGCGCGTCTGCCCGTATCTCTGCAACTCGCACAGCGCATGCTCGTATTTCATGaatcctttttttcatatgACCATTAGTTCAGCACTCGCTCTGTGTATCTCTGTATGAATatgcataaataaataaatcaaaacaaacatataaatacatgCACATgcgcatatatacatatacatgcttgtggttttgtttgtttgaacaGATAGGGGAGAATAAAATGGTAGAAAATGTGAAATTGggcacctcctccttctcttcacccgtttttttcctctccttcataGCACTCAGGGATAATCGCGCCGCAACAGACAAGAACCTGTGGTATAAATaagaacaaacgaaaaaggagaaggctTGGAAAATAATAGGAAGAGgttaaaggggaaaataataacaatgtcACAAGAGGCAGAACCACGATCGGGAGCAAAGGTGACAACCACGCAAGCGAATAAAGAAATGAGAGAGTTTAgcccccccccttttgcTCCTTAACCTTCCCTTCATTCTTTCatgtttcatttattttgttgttgtttattttctctccctcactctatccttctttcattttcttcgaggaggagaaggaggaaggagaTTATGTCcagttctcttttttttttttttccttctccccttccttctcttttctactGTAGCTTTCTCAAATCTGTTTTCACAACGGTTCCACAGAAGATGGGTGGTGCTTGCTCTGATATGCGCGGCGCTGAATCAATCAATGCGTCGGTGAAACGGACAGTAGAATgtaagaaagagagaaagagagcgAGTAAAAGAATAGAGATAGGGAATGGGATTTGAAATaccgacaaaaaagaaacaaagaaaaaaaacattcagACTCACCACATAAATATTTATGAAAAACAATCACCGATTTCATTatccctccacacacacacacacgcatctGGGTAATGCATACAGCAATGGgggaaatgaaagagaagagaagaaacaacgGGAAAGatgaatcaaacaaaaaaataaattaataataacCCCAAcggaacacaaaaaaattgttgCGAACTCGTTGGTGGTCTGGCATGGGAGTTAATGTGAACCACAGCGAAGGTGGGAGCAACCTAAAAGGGCTAAGACAGGGAAACTCACACGGGCGTGGTCAACGAacaaggagggggaaagacaTTTGTTGTCAAGtaacaatgaaaaaacagtaataataataataataaacaaaagcaaataagGCAGCGGCTCCTGCGGTAATTAATGTGGTTACAGTTTTGTTGAATTTTGTTCATCATCTTTTCCCCacacccctttcccccccACCTCCTCTCCACCTCTTGTGTCCTCTGGtctcttcacttcccttAAGCCATCGCACCCTACCTCAACTCACTactctctccttcttcataGTTCTTATCtcaaaatgcaaaaaaaaatgcacaaacacaaatgtgAAAGGAGATAAAAGAGAGGACGAAAACAAGTAAcatacataaacacacacgcgcCTAAAAGCATAAGCAGGAACATGGcccccttcattttcattgtcccttctttctctccttctccacGATCCACCGTCCTCAGCTTCGTTACACACCCTTCAGCACACTAAAGGCACATGCGTACACATACATTACATACAtgtacatacacacaaatactTCATTCCTCACATACatcatatacatatatatatgtatatttgtagACACGCGCCCTCGGTGAATGACGCGCAGCGGCTAAACTGCAAAATTGTGTCTGTACGCTAAATTCCCTCCCCGTAACCCTCCTCTTtatcaccccccccccaacacaAACACCTTTCCTTGACACTTTGATGCATACACAACAAATGCCCTATTCCCTTCTCCCCATAGGTATTCCTTCTTGCAACGCTTTATTCCCCCAGGGGTACATGTTTTACCCATAACTTACGCACCGCTAACAGTGGCACATTTTCTCCAattatttttgtcttcccTTCGCTGCAAAGTTCCTACACCCTGCCACCTACTTGCCTGCCTATTACGTTTCCTCTGAGCTTAATACTGGTGTATGCTCGTCTACAGCTACCACAAATGGCATCCACACAACCGATTCACCTTTCAATTTTGTGGGTTAGTCCAAAAACGCACGTAAAAAAAACCGCAAACCAAACACCCTATACACACACGACAGACTCAccctcacacacaccactTAATATGACAGCTCCTACATGGTCATCTCAATCCTTTTCGTCTCTCTCTCGCccttatcatttttttaatcacTATCACTACCCCATTACCAGTTCATCAATTCATCGGTAACGCTGAGTAGTTCTTCCACTACCACACGACAGGTATGGCACCGTAATGCACATTGTCACGGGGCCGCCGAATGCCAAGGAATGCACATCACTAATCATATTGACTTACCCCTCGTGGCACGTAGCTGAGGGCAATAACACCTGTCAGTAACCCAAAAGCCTCGGGTTCGGCGTGCCGTCGGGGGAAAGTCTTGTAGACATATCATCCCCGCTCATCTCCACGTATGGCGCTGTGTCTGTCCTGCAGTTCATGAGAGCTGAAGGAGCGCGGGCCGACGAACCCCTGCTCGCGTTGCACAATAACACGGTATCGGGCGATTGTCTCACGTCCGTCAGTTCCTTAGCTGGGCCCACAGCGCGGAAAGCTGCAGAGATGGCCGGACGTTTCCTTCTCGCAGTAGAGTCCACCACCCGCGGCCTCCCTGTTGCAGCGGCAGAAGAAACAGCTGTTGGAGTGGTCGTGGGGGATGGCTGTGAACGAATGCTCACTGCCCTCATGACGCTGGACGTATTCCGACGAGGTGTGCCATCAGGGACCCTAGTAAGCGACAGTGACGTGCCCCGCAGTACCTTTTCGGGAGAAATAGACCGTCCAGCCCGCACTTGCCGCGTGGGTTTGTTGTGCCATGTACTCCCGTTTCGCTGGGGAGTGCGACTTTTGGGCCGCTCTCTGCTGGCTACCCGAATGCCCTTGCTTTCGCAGATCACcttatgtatgtgtgcacgTTGAGCATTGTCTTCCCACATACGACTCCAAAACAGATCCGTCTGCTTCGGGGTACAAGGGGGTTGGGGAAAAGAGCCTGTTGTGCGCCCAGGTGAGAACAAGGCGGAGCTACGCAGCGGTGATATCTtcatccccttttcttttccagtgATGCTACAAGCGATATCGCCGCTTGCGTGCTTTTGTGTGCCGTTGCTGTCGGTGCTGAGGCCCTTGCAGAACCGAGACCGTTCCGCACTACcgcgtcgcaatgcggaggCTGGATACTCACGCCGCAAAACAGGTGTGACACGACGGTCTGGAGTATTCTGCCTTGATGATGCCAGCGTGGACATTGGTTGTTTGAACAATTGGTGCAGTAACCACGTTCCCTTCGCTACTTCCCTGTTGCCCTCCTTTGGGATTTCTTCGCTTCAAGAAAAAGAGGTCTCCTGACTCTCTTCTACTCGTGTTTCTTTCACCCCCGCCTTTATCGCTACGGTAACACAGCACTGTAAGAACCCGCAACCTCTGCCAAATATTTGAACACCTTCCGCTTGGGCTGAACAACAAGCTACGTCCGGGACACCGCAGCAATGTGGAATGGGTTGAGGCGACAGTCGCAATTCCTCTCCCCTGTtgcactctttctttttcggttttatatttctttgtttgctcttCCGAATATTATGAATTTGTTGTTGGTACTTCTCACCTTCCTCCCTTAAACCACCGAAACACAACCTCAGATTCCTTTACCTTCAAGTGTATTTGGTAATCTGACAAGAGCAGACctaaaccaaaaaaaaaaaccggcAATAGGATGTAGAAAAGAGCAGATGAAGGCATCAACATCACCAAATATTTGCAATGACGATAATTAAAAAACCTACCCCTGTGTGAAGTCAGTAAGTTAACAGGAAAGCGAAACGCGGCCCCTGGAGAGCGCTGTCACACGTTTCCACTGCTCGGGACTATGCTCCCACTACCGCAAGCTCCCGTTTTCCCAAGTAACAGTGCAAGTGAGAATTTTATATCCCGCTCATCGCCAAACGGACAGCGACATTGGAAAGATGAGGCATGCTCCACATCGAACAAAGCGTTTCCATGGCGCTGAAAGCCCACCCGGTTACCTCCGCGCCTGTGTTAGGTGTCTTGTTGCAATGTGGaagaagcaaagcaaagTACAAACGCCCTCCATCCATGTCCTCGTAACTCCGTAGGACGTAAAAGGCGGAGTTACTATCGCCAACAAAGTACATCCTTCTCCCCGGTGACTTAAGCGCCTGCAGTGCTACAGATTGGATTAACGCCCTTTCCTGCTCAAGGCGCTTTTCCGCATCATCGGATAACCGTCTTTGCGGGAACACACAGTTTACCACCCAGTGCTCCAGCTGCTTCATTTCACTATCTTCATTGGCCTGTCCCCCGCCGTTGGAACGTTCCTTGGCTGCAGAAACTGTCATGTTAGATGTGATAGCACCAAAATTGTAGTGGTGCCGGTACCATGCACGTTTCCCAGGTCGCCGTGTGCAGTCGCTCACTAAGAGGAAAGTTGTCCCGTTTCGTTCGCGTGTTATACTCAAAAGCAATTGCACCAAGCACCGGCAGCCCCTCGTTAGCACAAAGTCGCAATCTGATCCCAATACAGGAGATAAACATAAACCAAAAGGTGGTGTCAACTTTACTGGTATCTGACGCGGACCGTCGTCGCTACGGCGCCGAAATGAATTACCGCGCCAAGCCTCTAAACCGGCCATTAATAAGTCATAGGGGCTGGTGAAACGGAGCTGGCGGCCAGAATTCCGAACCGCTGCTGGCGGTCCGCTCGTTGATGCACCGTTTTGAcgcgcatttttttctttttctccctcactTTTCGCCACACTTTCACCTTCTGGTAAAGGTGTAACGTTTGAGGATGGAATCTGACACTCATTTTCCACTCTGTTCTGCTCATCGATGGCCGGTGAGCCACCCTTCAATCGATCACGGGACGTGGGCTCTTTCTTATGGGAAAAGGATGTTAAGCAGTTTCTGAATAGAAATGAGAGTCGGCTTTGCAGACCCCACACGATGTTCAACATTATCCATATGAATGGACACCGCATATGGAACAGGGCGGGTAACGCAAAAGCTTTAGAGGAAGTAGAGTTCGACTGCAGAGATCGCGGAAATTTGCAGACCACCTGACTCTCAAAATTGTGGTAATGAGAAAGTTCCGCAAGGCGACTCGGAGTAAGCAAGCCTAATTCCTCCCACAACTTCTGCTGCTTCGCCATCTCCCGCTGCATCGTTCGGGCCATGTGCACGTAACGAACAGCAACCATTACGTTCACGCACCGAAAGGAGTTCTCCACTATCTCAGCCACGCACCGCAGGAGCTCGATCCGCACTGCGAGGGTGTGTTGTAAAATATAAAGGAAGTACGTGAAACTCGGTGCTTTCCCCAACTCAATCTCCGCAAGAGTTCGCTGAGAGCCCTCTTTCGCGTCCTGCATCCACTTCAGGTTGGCCGCAGTGCTTACCTCCGACCAATGTACCGCAAACACGTGGGGCGGGAACTCCGCACGACCCCCCGATGAATATGTCGCCCCGAATAATCGTAACCATAACCTTCTGAACTCATTGAGATGGTTAGTGTACGATATAGCGGCCACAGCATCTTCGCCTCGAAGAAAGCTACCATCGGCAGCCTCTAACGACTCACCAAGTTTCTTCCAGTTATCCTGACAAACGTTAAGTGCCCCATCAAATGCCTCGGTAGACCCACTTAGGGCGCGTGACAGGCCGATAAGGGACGATACGGCTTTGTCGACAATGGCAGGCAAGTAGCGGAGGTGTGACCCTCGTCGCCGAGCCTCCTGTGGGCCTGCAAGACTTAAAATTGCCTCTTGGGCAACGTCTAGCATTCCAGAGTGAAACAAGCTCATCTTTACATTTTTATGGACATTTACCTTATCGCTCATCAGCTAGTGTATTGCTTCCTTAGCGGCTCAACAAGGATGCAGCGAGCAGGAAGAAACGCGATAAGCACAAGGACCAAAAACCGGCTTATGTTTTGAAAACCAAAATAACACGTTACGTCGCTCCACCACGCACCCGTGCAATGTCGCGGGCTAGTGCAGGCGAAAGtgcaaaaaggggggaatttCTCCCATA
This window encodes:
- a CDS encoding elongation factor 1-alpha, putative; translated protein: MNRHRKFYNELDDYMDDDYYEEEDYYYEEGEGYYGGEEAQQPAGVSRTDNLEGQKPEESDIHRLDKQDVDYELLQTLLPGFYEQLLTTNGTCRCDTPRAVEALRACNYDVCQAVSAVTSTVVRPAVSTPIPGKGRSLKVGSTAKRETSMTASTKEQIGAAVDFSPSSAQLQQQRQQQQQQHKGKKDMVKEIAPDPSKLDCTFIVAGHVDAGKSTTIGHLLLMLGKVTQSEVDRNEKNARQMKKESFKFAWLLDQSEEERRRGVTIDAGSYCFETEHRRIHVLDAPGHKDYVLNMMSSAAQADAALLVVTAGTSEFEVGLAHGTKEHLVILKMLGVGHIVVAVNKMDSVGYSQERYDFVVRELKYLLKQVHFKEDAVAGFCPVSGIQGTNINVVDVGLTPWYKGPSLVVLLDQCPLESRMMGTLLRLSVQDVQDSRIFCKVECGNVQKGEKLLFVPADVKVQVRSIEKPTMGGLVPAAFAGDTIVIDTASSLVGLGPGCVGCKAGSGDATRCSTDFKARIQTYTTLQKSILPGARFTMVCHALTVQLQVLVLVSKMDRCGNWSSGMVKCIPKSTQAIIVFRAERKVALEPAEVCRSLGRFVLQQDGETVAGGLVESIML
- a CDS encoding poly(A)-binding protein 1 (similar to Polyadenylate-binding protein (Poly(A)-binding protein) (PABP) (Swiss-Prot:P21187) (Drosophila melanogaster); similar to Polyadenylate- binding protein 4 (Poly(A)-binding protein 4) (PABP 4)(Inducible poly(A)-binding protein) (iPABP) (S), with the translated sequence MAAFAAASPSIWVGGLDPNLNEQKLYDHFVRVGPVASVRVCVDSVTQKSLGYGYVNFQNPADAEKALDQAGVKLGTKHIRIAKIQRDPSKRRSGVTNIIVKKLPPTVDTYALKEMFSKYGRLTAIGLATDEKGESRGYARISYEKEESAVDAVRELNGVSIDDCAITVERYQPHHREEQLKQYTNLYVKNLDPSVDDEKLKEVFSPFGEVTSAKVRDLAGRPTVGFGYVAYATHEAAAKAVEELDDKESPLAKEGMKLSVCRFRSREERKRERERLRRERQQQHSKYPNLYVKNFDDTVTSERLKALFDPFGETVSVSVMMDKATKVSRCFGFVSFKEQSSAAQAIQELHGSTALGPRPLFVSYALRKDARRQTLEDMRNKQPRMRQPPMGGLMGGMMGPQLSFMNPPAMFNGMHFMNTRMPMMPSTMGMGGPMRPMGPTPMNQVRARPGPQRPPMQSMMAPQQQSHPQIPQPPVAQGQNLSTVLASMTPDQQKNVLGERLYNYIVRNNPSFAAKVTGMLLEMDNSEILNLLDNHSLLDTKVQEALDVLNRHIGM